In Archocentrus centrarchus isolate MPI-CPG fArcCen1 chromosome 23, fArcCen1, whole genome shotgun sequence, the sequence GAGCATCGGGCCCATGCACACAGCTACCACTGAGGCCAGGCTGCTCTCACACAGAGGATGAGTGTACTGCAGCCTGTAGACTCCACCTGCACACCTCCACCCAGCAGGCATCTCACCAGGCTTCAGCTCACTGCCCTGTGGAGACGTACACACTGACTCCAAGTGTCTACCTTTACCTGTTTACCTGATCCCCCCTGTCTTACCTGAGGAATGAACCCGGTCTCGAGCATCAGGAGATGTCCGGCCACCATGATGGCGTCGTTGGGGTTGGTGGCCTGGGCCGTGTGGTAAAGGACCTCCAGAGAGTGCGGCGCCTGACCGTCCTCGGCCTCACTGCACAGCATCGGCTCCCAGACGGCAGCTGAAGGCTCAGAGTCTGACGTCTCGCAGGACTCCTGTGACTCTGTGAGGACCGCAGGACTGACGCCGCTCGGCTGTTTAACGACCATAAAACTGTGAGCGCAGTGATGTACAGGACACGTCTGCGTCCCACTGTCAGTGCTAAtgagtgaagcagcagcacgTCCTGACAGAACTTCATATAAAATaatctgttgttgttttgttgtaatcatttttaaaataaagccaacacGAACACTTAAccatctgtttatgttttatgtttggGAAGTGAAGGAGGGCTTGGACCTGGAAATGGTTGAGGACTGTTTGACCTTTTGACCCTCGGCCCTTCAGAAGAATGAAAGAGTTTGTTTCATAgcttcggagctctgctgtggaaacactGACACGAACCAACTCATGTTTGCtagaaaacaggaagtgacacaaaGCAGCCGGCCTGATGCACGCCGACCCCTCGGGCCTCGGAGCTCGTCTGTGATTCGTTTACTGCCGCGTCTGCGTGGGGTTGTTTCTCTAATCGACCTCTGACAGAAAAATGAGCTGCTGTAAATACCTGAGATCACTGctctaatataaataaatgaggatCAGGAACCAATCACAGACTTTATGTAGATTCAGGACCATCAGCATGGAGAGCTCCCAGCTCAGGGGGCTCGGTATGAGAGAGCCACGAAAGCTGTTTAACTCCACGATGAAGGCTCGAGCACCCAGAACGACTCTTTCAGGATAAATATTAACTTATTAACTGTTATTTTAAGGGCAGGTCAGTCAGAAAGTGCTGAACCCTGTGAAACATCTCAGATTTCAGAGGCCGAGCTGCTTCCTGCTCACTTGGAAGCTTCTCTGATCAAACACTTtcagtctgctgctgtttgctggaTGGAAACTGAGACAAGTCAGAGCGTTAACGCTGTTTTATGACGGGAAGTTTTTCAGGAGAGATCGCGTTAATCCAAAGTGTGTCTGTATCAGGTTTACATGGATATGTAAGGACCTGTGAGGGAGCTGCACGCCCTCTTACTGCACTGACAGTGTTTGGTGTGGTATGATTTCACGTTATTATTCAGCTCGTAAAAACACATGAAAGTAAAACTGTGCACTGAAGCATGCGGACACCGTCTGGGTCAGTTTCAGGTTTTAAGGTTTGGTCCAGGTAGCTGCTGGCAGCTCCTGAGCCTGACTTTCAGTCTGATTTTAAAGGTGAACAAAGTCTAGAGtctaaccacacacacacctggaccGGAAACAGCCTCGATAAGGCAGCAGATACCTGTCCCGCCCACCTGAATAACCGGCTACATTCTTGCAGAACCAAAGGAGGAGCGTCCACAGCTGAATCTCTCACCTGGCTGGAGGACATGCTGGGGGTCTGCCCGCTTTGCCTCTGGTTCGTTGAGCTGTTGGCTGCTGTGTGGGTGGAGCTTGTGGACGGGGCTGAGGTGGTGGAAGCCACGGCGGCAGCTTCAGACTGCGGCAGGTGGATGCAGATCAGATCTCCGGAGACGATGCCGCAGGACGCCAGAGTCTGAGCGCCGTCTGTCAGGAGCTCGGAGCCGTTCAGAGACAAGCCGAACTCTGTGTCTGAGCTGAAACACAAATAAGAGAAACTTTATAAACCACAGACGTTAATAAAGACGtcacagagaaaagcagaaCTCTGGACAGCTGAACATTACCGACCTGAGTCCGTGAGAGCGCAGCAGCGTCTCCTTGATGTGACCTCTGAGCTCCTTCAAACTGGGATCTTCTCCCAGTAACTCCACCCGGCTGGTCTGCCTGTTAATCCGAACCCGCAGCTTCATGCTTCCGCAGACTTTTACACAGACTTGAATTAGTTACTtttctggacagaaatatgaATATCTGTtggttttttgcatttattatttttttctctaggcaaaaattatttattatttttatatattttctttatttttaattatctgTTATTTAGAACTATTTTTATGCAActttgtacattttatttttttcatctattatttttacatcttttttacacccatttttaaatattatttttattatttagggtcattatttattcttttattgtaaaatattatttttctaCATAATTATACatgtattaattttaaaaattttttcattcatttttaatttatttttattaggtttaattatttcatttacttATTCTTACTg encodes:
- the fbxo7 gene encoding F-box only protein 7, whose amino-acid sequence is MKLRVRINRQTSRVELLGEDPSLKELRGHIKETLLRSHGLSSDTEFGLSLNGSELLTDGAQTLASCGIVSGDLICIHLPQSEAAAVASTTSAPSTSSTHTAANSSTNQRQSGQTPSMSSSQPSGVSPAVLTESQESCETSDSEPSAAVWEPMLCSEAEDGQAPHSLEVLYHTAQATNPNDAIMVAGHLLMLETGFIPQGSELKPGEMPAGWRCAGGVYRLQYTHPLCESSLASVVAVCMGPMLVINTTLKVTETVDTVRKLCLNASSYVTNEWPGGSAAAAFKELSKLSRLFKDQLAYPLIATAREAMALPVAFGLPALPPELLLRVLRLLDVRSVVRLSAVSRHFNAATADSSLWRHLYRRDFSDSDPSRSRYSDWKEVYKNHYKNRKSAHPFSFPRYLPPYLPPFHDRDIFRPLPFPHFPPGIIGGEHDQRPTLPHGLLPRPRHDPIGPLAEPHRRPPDDFHRIRPAGGRPADVRRGFI